In Kitasatospora sp. NBC_00240, the following are encoded in one genomic region:
- a CDS encoding DoxX family protein, with product MSILRACARPMLASVFLHSGADALLNPRPLEPLAEPVVDTLADHVPAAPQQTDTAIRVNAAVQVAAGALLATGRLPRPAALALAATLVPVTWAGHRFWEEKDEARRAEQRIHFLKNLSLFGGLLIAAADSGAEPSLAWRARHRLHRG from the coding sequence ATGTCCATCCTGAGAGCCTGTGCCCGACCGATGCTCGCCTCGGTGTTCCTCCACAGCGGCGCCGACGCCCTGCTGAACCCCCGCCCCCTGGAGCCCCTGGCCGAGCCGGTCGTCGACACCCTGGCCGACCACGTACCCGCCGCCCCGCAGCAGACCGACACCGCGATCCGGGTCAACGCCGCCGTCCAGGTGGCCGCCGGCGCGCTGCTCGCCACCGGTCGCCTCCCACGCCCGGCCGCCCTCGCCCTGGCCGCCACCCTGGTGCCGGTCACCTGGGCGGGCCACCGCTTCTGGGAGGAGAAGGACGAGGCGCGGCGCGCCGAGCAGCGCATCCACTTCCTGAAGAACCTCTCCCTGTTCGGCGGGCTGCTCATCGCGGCCGCCGACTCCGGGGCGGAGCCGTCGCTGGCCTGGCGCGCCCGGCACCGGCTGCACCGGGGCTGA
- a CDS encoding thiamine pyrophosphate-requiring protein, with translation MKVSDYILERLRQWDVEQVFAYPGDGINGLLAAWGRADDKPQFVQARHEETAAFQAVGYAKFSGRTGVCAATSGPGAIHLLNGLYDAKLDHVPVVAIVGQTDRSAMGGSYQQEVDLLSLYKDVASAYCEMVTVPEQLPNVLDRAMRIAATSRTVTAVIVPADVQELEHRPPAHAFKMVPSSLGVGRYAPVPSDGDLVRCAEILNSGEKVAVLVGQGARHARPEVEQLAETLGAGVAKALLGKDVLPDTLPYVTGAIGLLGTRASYELMRDCDTLLVIGSSFPYSQFLPEFGRARAVQIDVDPSMVGLRYPFELNVVGDAAETLKRLLPLLDRKEDRSWRETVEENTARWWEVMERRAAVTADPLNPEQVVHALDALLPENVMIAADSGSAANWYARHLRMRGTMRGSLSGTLATMGPGVPYLIGAKFAHPDRPAVAIVGDGAMQMNGLAELITVAKYYRQWTDPRLIVAVLNNRDLNQVTWEMRAMQGAPQFEPSQRLPDVRYANFAVQLGLYGTRVEDPAEVEPVWRQALASDRPYVIDFRTDPAVPPIPPHATLDQITAAASAVVHGDSDRASMLKQGLKAKIQEFLPGNGKE, from the coding sequence ATGAAGGTCTCGGACTACATCCTGGAACGCCTGCGGCAGTGGGACGTCGAGCAGGTCTTCGCCTATCCGGGCGACGGCATCAACGGCCTGCTCGCAGCCTGGGGCCGGGCCGACGACAAGCCGCAGTTCGTGCAGGCGCGGCACGAGGAGACGGCCGCCTTCCAGGCGGTCGGCTACGCGAAGTTCTCCGGCCGGACGGGGGTGTGCGCGGCGACCTCCGGCCCGGGGGCGATCCACCTGTTGAACGGCCTGTACGACGCCAAGCTCGACCATGTACCGGTGGTCGCGATCGTCGGGCAGACCGACCGCAGTGCGATGGGCGGCTCCTACCAGCAGGAGGTCGACCTGCTGTCGCTGTACAAGGACGTCGCCTCGGCCTACTGCGAAATGGTCACCGTCCCCGAGCAGCTGCCGAACGTGCTCGACCGCGCGATGCGCATCGCCGCGACGAGCCGGACGGTGACAGCGGTGATCGTCCCCGCGGACGTCCAGGAACTGGAACACCGGCCGCCGGCCCATGCCTTCAAAATGGTGCCCTCCAGCCTCGGTGTGGGCCGCTACGCGCCCGTGCCCTCCGACGGGGACCTCGTACGCTGCGCCGAGATCCTCAACTCCGGTGAGAAGGTGGCCGTCCTCGTCGGCCAGGGCGCGCGGCACGCCCGCCCCGAGGTCGAGCAGCTCGCCGAGACCCTCGGGGCCGGAGTGGCGAAGGCGCTGCTCGGCAAGGACGTGCTGCCGGACACGCTCCCGTACGTCACGGGTGCGATCGGCCTGCTCGGCACCCGTGCTTCGTACGAGCTGATGCGGGACTGCGACACCCTGCTGGTGATCGGCTCCAGCTTCCCCTACTCGCAGTTCCTGCCCGAGTTCGGCAGGGCCAGGGCGGTGCAGATCGACGTCGACCCGTCGATGGTCGGGCTGCGGTACCCCTTCGAGCTGAACGTGGTGGGGGACGCCGCCGAGACCCTGAAGCGGCTGCTGCCCCTGCTGGACCGAAAGGAGGACCGGAGCTGGCGGGAGACCGTCGAGGAGAACACCGCCCGGTGGTGGGAGGTGATGGAGCGCCGCGCCGCCGTCACCGCCGACCCGCTCAACCCCGAGCAGGTGGTGCACGCCCTCGATGCCCTGCTGCCCGAGAACGTCATGATCGCCGCGGACTCCGGCTCCGCCGCCAACTGGTACGCCCGGCACCTGCGGATGCGCGGCACCATGCGCGGCTCCCTGTCGGGCACCCTGGCCACCATGGGCCCCGGCGTCCCGTACCTGATCGGGGCCAAGTTCGCCCATCCGGACCGCCCCGCCGTCGCGATCGTCGGGGACGGCGCGATGCAGATGAACGGCCTCGCCGAACTGATCACCGTCGCCAAGTACTACCGGCAGTGGACCGACCCACGCCTGATCGTCGCCGTCCTGAACAACCGGGACCTCAACCAGGTCACCTGGGAGATGCGGGCCATGCAGGGCGCCCCGCAGTTCGAGCCCTCACAGCGCCTCCCGGACGTCCGCTACGCCAACTTCGCCGTCCAACTCGGGCTCTACGGAACCCGGGTGGAGGACCCGGCGGAGGTGGAGCCGGTGTGGCGGCAGGCCCTCGCCTCGGACCGGCCGTACGTCATCGACTTCCGGACCGACCCGGCGGTGCCGCCGATCCCGCCGCACGCCACGCTCGACCAGATCACCGCCGCCGCCTCGGCGGTCGTGCACGGCGACAGCGACCGCGCTTCGATGCTGAAGCAGGGCCTCAAGGCGAAGATCCAGGAGTTCCTGCCGGGAAACGGCAAGGAGTGA